The following coding sequences are from one Penaeus monodon isolate SGIC_2016 chromosome 21, NSTDA_Pmon_1, whole genome shotgun sequence window:
- the LOC119586674 gene encoding E3 ubiquitin-protein ligase TRIM50-like, producing MDDLLSCPVCLEEYQVDSSGTREPLFLQCHHSICRVCLPRLVKSYSGQQGRFSSKDSAEVPCPECRMVTVVPPGGLTQNFYLVSLIETRKKKAKEQESRLRMWCRECDSVALETCSNHQVVHLATILANAVDSYCNNRKHLTTVLQVRGRVKVEALEVQEAVEQLDRAAAALRRRLVARLDQATLSQATANSLLQEAPY from the exons ATGGATGACCTGCTATCTTGCCCCGTGTGCTTGGAGGAATACCAGGTGGATAGTTCTGGCACTCGGGAGCCACTTTTCCTGCAGTGCCATCATAGTATCTGTCGCGTCTGTCTGCCGAGGCTCGTGAAGTCGTATTCAGGACAACAGGGCAGGTTTTCCAGTAAAGAtagt GCTGAGGTGCCATGCCCCGAGTGCCGCATGGTGACTGTTGTGCCCCCTGGCGGTCTCACGCAGAACTTTTACCTTGTGAGTCTAATTGAAACGCGTAAGAAGAAGGCAAAGGAACAAGAGAG TCGTCTGCGGATGTGGTGTCGAGAGTGCGATAGCGTGGCTCTCGAGACTTGTTCCAACCACCAGGTCGTTCATCTTGCAACAATCTTGGCTAATGCTGTCGACTCGTATTGCAACAACAGGAAACACTTGACGACTGTCTTGCAGGTTAGAGGTCGTGTTAAAGTG GAGGCGCTGGAAGTGCAGGAGGCGGTAGAGCAGCTGGACCGCGCCGCAGCTGCCCTCAGGAGGCGCTTGGTGGCCAGGCTGGACCAGGCGACGCTCTCCCAGGCCACGGCCAATTCCCTTCTgcaggag GCTCCCTACTGA